The genome window TCAAACCCAGTGCCAGCATAGGTGTCGCTTTTTTCCCAGAAGATGGAAAAGATGCTTCAACACTCATGAAAAATGCAGACTTGGCTATGTACAAATCTAAGGAAAATGGAAAAGGGATTTCTACTCTATTCAATGATGAGATGAATAAGCAGCTCAAAACGAAGATTCGCTTGGAAGAATTGCTGCGGTCATCACTGAAGAATAATGAAATGAATCTTGTATATCAACCCAAAGTATCTATCTCAAATCGTGCAATGAACGGGGCAGAAGCACTACTGAGATGGAACAGCAGGGAGCTGGGCAGTATTTCCCCTTCAGACTTCATCCCCATCGCCGAAGAGACTGGATTTATCCTGGAACTGGGAGATTGGGTGTTACAGCAAGCCCTCAGAGATTTATCAGACTTTCAGAAAGTTTTATCCTCTGATTTTGAAATGGCAGTCAATCTATCGGCAAGCCAATTTCATGATAAAAAATTGGTCACCAGGATCGAACAGATCATCCAGACATCCCAGATAAACCCGTCAACGGTCAATCTGGAAATTACTGAGAATATGGCAATGGAAGAATCAAATAAAGCCATAGATATCATCAATCACCTAAAAGAGCTGGGACTCTCCCTCTCCATTGATGACTTCGGAACGGGTTATTCTTCCTATAACTACTTAAAACAATACAAGGCAAAATATCTAAAAATAGATAAATCCTTTGTAGACGAAATCCCAGAAGACAAAAGTTCGGGATTGATTCTGAAAAACATTATAAACCTGGGTCATATCCTCAATATGGAAGTCATTGCCGAAGGCGTGGAAACAGAGGATCAGTTTCATTTTCTAAAATCCAGCAATTGCGATATCATTCAAGGATATTATTTTTCAAAACCTCTCAGCAAAGAGGAATTGATAGCCTATGGTCGAACGGACTGATTGATAGATACTTTATATCAGCAGAAATGTCTGTTATACAGTGTTTTTGTTTAAGATGATCTTTTGAAAATATGTGACTGTCCAGTCGATTGAACCAAACAATTCACAGTATCAAATTATTGGTAAACTTCTGTAAACTTCTTTGAGGACATGATATATTTTCAAAACGGAGTATATATGACGTTCACACTGCTAATTGAAGTTACAACAAATATCTCACTTCTATTGACCCTGTTGTTTATTCAAAATTTAATTTTGAACAAGAACAGCAAAAAACAGAGGTTGAACAATATTCTTCAGGGAATCCTCATCGGATTTATAAGTATTATCATTATGAACAATAGTATTTATGCCCATCCTGAAATGATATTTGATTCAAGAACAATACTCCTTTGTATCACAGGCTTATACCTTGGCCTGATACCTACCTCAATAGCTGCATTTATAGCAGGACTCTACCGTTTTGCACTAGGTGGATCCGGAATGTATGTGGGAATCATGAGCATTGTCATTTCTGCAGGGATTGGGCTACTCGTTGGATTAGCAACAAAAAAGAAACAGTTGGAACCAGGATGGATCTTTAATTTTGTATTTGGATTTGCTGTTCATGCCATCGTCCTCTTGCTGTTTTATCTGTTCCTCCCCAAACCGGACAACCTGATAATCTCAACAGATCTGGCACTCACCTACCTGCTGATACTACCTTTGGCAACTGGGCTGATTGGCCGGATGCTTTCTTTCCAATCAGAATTTAGTAAGTCACGCCAAAAGCTCCAGGAGAATAGTAATCTATTTCACACTCTCTTCCGCAAAAATCATACAATAATGTTCCTTATAGATCCCCAAACTGAGCAGATTAAAGATGCAAATGAGTCTGCAGTAGAGTTTTATGGATGGTCCTATAATGAACTATTAACCATGACACTCAGTCAGATCAATTCTGCATCACAAGCCGAAATTGATACAAGAATCAGAACCTTACAGAATGAAGATCAGCTTGTCTTTAAAACACAGCACAACAGAGCTGATGGTTCTAGACGGGAAGTGGAAGTCTATTCCAATTTAATCCAGATTGAAGGAAAAGAACTTCTGTACTCCTTAGTTCATGATATTACAGACCGGGTCAGTACAGAAAAAAAACTTCAGAAGAGCGAATACCAGCTCTCCCGTGCCGAATTGATGGCCCAGCTGGGTCATTGGGAATTGGATCTGAATGCCAAAAGTTTTAGTGCTTCCCTGGGAGCTCATGAAATATACGGCGTTCCAGATGGTGATCTGGACATGTCTGTAATTCAGGATATACCGCTGAAAGAGTACCGTCCTGCCATGAATAAGGCCCTGGCTGAGCTCATTTCCAAAGATGCTCCATATGATCTTGAATTTGACATTATTAGACCTTCTGATCAAAAGAGGTCAACTATTCATTCTACTGCCCAATATGATAAGGATACAAACACCGTTTTTGGTGTTATTCATGATATCACCCGGTTTAAACAGGCGGAAGAAGAAATCAGAGTAGAAAGAGAGCGTCTGAGGGTCACTCTCCAGAGCATTGGTGACGGAGTCATCACAACCGATAACAATGGAAGGATTCAGATGATGAATCAGGTGGCGGAAAGGTTGACTGGCTGGTCTAATTCCGAATCTTTTATGAAACCCCTGCCTGAGGTTTTTAATATCGTGAATGAATATTCACGACAGCCCTGTCCAAATCCTGTTGAACTTGTTTTAAATACTAAAGGCATAATCGAATTGGCAAATTATACGATGCTGATTAGCAAAGATGGAAGAGAACTAATCATCGCAGATAGCGGTGCCCCTATAAAAGACAACAAGGGAGAGATTATTGGAACAATTCTTGTTTTTCGGGATACTACTGAAAAACAGAGGACCCAGGACCGGATCATCAGAGCGGAGAAGCTGGAGTCACTGGGAGTTCTTGCAGGGGGAATTGCCCATGATTTTAACAACCTACTGGCCGGAATATTTGGGTATATGGAGCTGGCTCAACTTGAAAATACAAATGAGAAGGTGCGGGAATATCTGGACCAATCTGTAAAAGTATATAAACGCACAGTCGATTTAACGAAACAGCTTCTTACATTTTCCAAAGGAAATATTCTCAATCGGAAAATTGGAAATCTCAGTACTGTGATCCAGGATGCAGCCAATTTTGCCCTGAGTGGTTCCATCGTGACCTGTGACATCCGGATTGAAGACAACCTATATCTCTGTAGTTACGACGAAAATCAAATTGGTCAAGTTTTGGATAACCTGCTCATCAATGCCAAACAGGCAATGCCCGATGGCGGAACCATAAAAATCAAGGCCAAAAACCTCACCCTCGATTTACCAAAAAATTTGAATCTGCCCAAGGGACATTACGTAGGAATCTCAATCAGTGATACGGGTCCGGGCATCCCTTCTGATCTCATCCCCAGAATCTTTGACCCCTTCTTTTCGACAAAACAAATGGGTTCCGGACTAGGTTTGGCGACATGCTTTTCCATACTTGAGAAACATGATGGAGCTATCGATGTTTATAGCAACAAAAATGGCACTACATTTACGTTTTACATCCCGGCAGCCCAGGGATTCCTTGAAGAGGATGACCCCTCCCTTCAAAATGATATAGTTGCAGGGGGAAAAATTCTGATCATGGATGATGAACCTTCCATCAGGGTGATTCTGGGAGAATACCTCAAGACAATCGGCTTTGAAGTTACAGAAGCAAGCGATGGTCAGGAGCTATTGGATATTCTCAAAACTGCACACATGCAGGGGATTCAGTATAAAGCAGCCATACTGGATTTAACCATACCGGGAGGAATGGGCGGTGTTGCGGCAGTAAAAGAAATCAGGAACAGGGGCTACACATTTCCGGTATTTGCGACAAGCGGATACTCTGAAGATTCGGTTATTTCTGATCCGGAACAGTACGGATTTACCGGCAGCCTTTCAAAACCATTTAAGATGAAAGATCTTTCTTCCCTGTTAAGCCGATACCTTAAATGATCACAACCCTTTCCAGCCGAAACCAGGTAGTGATGAGGGATACAACCAGCCTTTGTCTAGAATAACACAGTCTTTGGCCGGATCTGATATCAGTCCAATATGGCCATCCAGGTCTGCATAGCGAATATTTTTACGACTCAGGGCAAAGTGAAGTC of Oceanispirochaeta crateris contains these proteins:
- a CDS encoding PAS domain S-box protein, yielding MTFTLLIEVTTNISLLLTLLFIQNLILNKNSKKQRLNNILQGILIGFISIIIMNNSIYAHPEMIFDSRTILLCITGLYLGLIPTSIAAFIAGLYRFALGGSGMYVGIMSIVISAGIGLLVGLATKKKQLEPGWIFNFVFGFAVHAIVLLLFYLFLPKPDNLIISTDLALTYLLILPLATGLIGRMLSFQSEFSKSRQKLQENSNLFHTLFRKNHTIMFLIDPQTEQIKDANESAVEFYGWSYNELLTMTLSQINSASQAEIDTRIRTLQNEDQLVFKTQHNRADGSRREVEVYSNLIQIEGKELLYSLVHDITDRVSTEKKLQKSEYQLSRAELMAQLGHWELDLNAKSFSASLGAHEIYGVPDGDLDMSVIQDIPLKEYRPAMNKALAELISKDAPYDLEFDIIRPSDQKRSTIHSTAQYDKDTNTVFGVIHDITRFKQAEEEIRVERERLRVTLQSIGDGVITTDNNGRIQMMNQVAERLTGWSNSESFMKPLPEVFNIVNEYSRQPCPNPVELVLNTKGIIELANYTMLISKDGRELIIADSGAPIKDNKGEIIGTILVFRDTTEKQRTQDRIIRAEKLESLGVLAGGIAHDFNNLLAGIFGYMELAQLENTNEKVREYLDQSVKVYKRTVDLTKQLLTFSKGNILNRKIGNLSTVIQDAANFALSGSIVTCDIRIEDNLYLCSYDENQIGQVLDNLLINAKQAMPDGGTIKIKAKNLTLDLPKNLNLPKGHYVGISISDTGPGIPSDLIPRIFDPFFSTKQMGSGLGLATCFSILEKHDGAIDVYSNKNGTTFTFYIPAAQGFLEEDDPSLQNDIVAGGKILIMDDEPSIRVILGEYLKTIGFEVTEASDGQELLDILKTAHMQGIQYKAAILDLTIPGGMGGVAAVKEIRNRGYTFPVFATSGYSEDSVISDPEQYGFTGSLSKPFKMKDLSSLLSRYLK